From one Ignavibacteria bacterium genomic stretch:
- a CDS encoding PD40 domain-containing protein, producing the protein MHSTNCYTVNSVLTTSVRQPRVWYAATALPVAMVMIMITMFAIPITSFAQALSSRTNFYDGYAAPVILAEVNSDHDDYAPVWQTNMNRLVFTSERNGYAELWQARFPENIVAPNSSPDVSAVPGTFNADGHWRSFISFGKDGEAVGVAFTRHEAQAWPTIVTAPTDADAVNLGHPIAQIHRNGFDAQPALSLDGTRLVFVSDREGGAGGLDLWVCDRRRDEEWDAPVLLSSRVNSEGDEVTPFFISADTLVYASNGYGGKGGFDLFMVVLQAGVWGEPEPLDWLNTEYNETDPAILPDGSFVFASNRPGGKGLLDLWISKRKQ; encoded by the coding sequence ATGCACAGTACCAATTGTTACACAGTAAACTCTGTCCTCACTACATCCGTACGTCAACCCAGGGTGTGGTATGCTGCCACAGCCTTGCCAGTTGCTATGGTAATGATAATGATAACGATGTTTGCAATACCTATCACTAGTTTTGCACAGGCACTAAGCAGCAGGACGAATTTTTACGATGGCTATGCAGCACCGGTTATCCTTGCCGAGGTTAACAGCGACCACGATGATTATGCTCCCGTATGGCAAACAAATATGAACAGGCTGGTGTTTACCAGTGAGCGTAACGGGTATGCAGAGCTGTGGCAGGCACGTTTCCCGGAAAACATTGTTGCTCCGAACAGCAGCCCTGATGTTTCAGCCGTACCGGGTACGTTTAATGCGGACGGGCACTGGAGGTCATTTATCAGTTTTGGTAAGGACGGCGAGGCTGTTGGTGTTGCATTCACCAGGCACGAGGCACAGGCATGGCCAACCATCGTTACGGCACCTACCGATGCCGATGCAGTGAACTTGGGACATCCAATAGCTCAGATTCACCGCAATGGTTTCGATGCACAACCTGCTTTGTCGCTGGATGGTACTCGCTTGGTATTTGTTTCGGACCGTGAGGGTGGAGCAGGGGGCCTGGACCTATGGGTTTGTGATCGCCGTCGGGACGAGGAGTGGGATGCACCGGTACTGCTGAGTTCGCGCGTGAACAGCGAGGGTGATGAAGTTACACCATTCTTTATTTCGGCCGATACGCTTGTGTATGCATCAAATGGATATGGCGGAAAGGGTGGTTTTGACTTGTTCATGGTTGTGCTCCAGGCAGGCGTGTGGGGCGAGCCGGAACCACTCGACTGGCTGAACACCGAGTATAACGAAACCGATCCGGCGATTTTACCCGACGGCTCGTTTGTGTTTGCATCAAATCGTCCGGGAGGCAAGGGACTCCTTGACTTGTGGATTTCAAAGCGGAAGCAGTAG
- a CDS encoding DUF2135 domain-containing protein, which translates to MKTYFNITLLIALTIVSALSLTLPLLPQDPDTPTARILPKPPVSVGVFVRDSNGTPVPMMVQELDVSVAITGTIATTTLDITVFNPHDRVLEGEFVFPLTNGQTVSRFALDINGKLRDAVVVDKSKGRSTFEEVIRTKVDPALLEWTRDNSFKARIYPLPAKGIRRIVIAYEQLLTSVPEGLGYTIPFSYTSAIPKFNFHATVTGFGSTPSLTGGSADTMFFSPHGRNYTIGFSRANVLLTTPFTIMVPVALSQHRVVVEEHKGDDYAAIFLNTGSDVNTRRLPVQPRSVTILWDASISGTKRNIPLELEYLKQLMNTMRPASITVLTFAHTILTKQEYSLADSQLIVKTLSSLPMDGATQLGVLPLRTLTSDIAFLFSDGISTFGNEQIQDATVPVYCITSASPADFPVLNSIAVQSGGELIDLTVLSLHDAIETALQQHHKIMSVSVIDGRMTDILPSSATVSNGVTVVCGRLLTSSATVRITTGFDNSSQQTHTITISKHEHGSEGTAIPRRWATMMIERLSINRSGNADAIRDLGTRFNLVTPGTSLIVLDRIEDYLRFNIKPPESEPELVALFQERIAAYRQDSVRAIQERHTTIEKTLNSVRTAAKPSSLPANSGTFWIWPEAQPLPNGISVREIGSVTGKVTDEKGVALQNKKVTILNTGFMAVTDATGTYTFTGIPHGVYSVIADPNGGSGTARSTVIVEPGKVVRGNIIQSRVRITDLKASDVVGRAATRNGAATIGLPAPAAYGGAMERLSVSDESAMVSGVDAAVVSDNFQMEMADATTPDRHSAEPSSNINLVPGKPTEHSVSREVWTESLDRATTADQVYAVYVQLRNHYFESTGLYLDAADALIQHGNKPLALRVLLSLAEIQSEDARTLRILAHRLLQLGYPQHAVHVFRDVLRIRDEEPQSYRDLALAFAATGEYHQAASLLTSIITRPWHNRFPEIEVIAARELGRLALQPGASNIQIPAEYRIPVNTDLRVVLTWDADNCDMDLWVTDPDGEVCMYNNRDTKLGGHLTRDFTGGYGPEEFVLPNAKKGAYKIQVNYYGSRQQTIERPTTVQVDMFTGYGTAAEQHTATTLRVNQVSRIIDVGTILVN; encoded by the coding sequence ATGAAAACATACTTTAATATCACTCTGCTTATCGCACTGACTATTGTTTCGGCACTCAGCCTGACGCTGCCACTGCTGCCGCAGGATCCTGATACGCCGACTGCACGTATTCTGCCCAAACCACCGGTGTCAGTGGGCGTGTTCGTGCGTGATTCAAATGGGACCCCGGTTCCAATGATGGTGCAGGAACTGGATGTCAGTGTTGCGATAACCGGTACAATTGCAACAACAACACTGGATATTACCGTGTTTAATCCTCATGACCGAGTGCTGGAAGGTGAGTTTGTGTTTCCGTTAACAAACGGACAAACGGTGTCGCGCTTTGCTTTAGATATTAACGGTAAGTTGCGCGATGCTGTTGTAGTAGATAAAAGCAAGGGTCGCTCAACCTTCGAGGAGGTTATCCGCACCAAGGTCGATCCAGCCTTGCTGGAGTGGACACGGGATAACTCTTTTAAAGCTCGGATCTATCCGCTGCCGGCGAAAGGCATCCGCAGAATTGTAATTGCCTACGAACAGTTGCTGACGTCTGTCCCTGAAGGTCTGGGCTACACAATCCCTTTTTCGTACACCTCTGCGATACCAAAGTTTAATTTCCACGCTACCGTTACAGGGTTTGGCAGCACACCGAGCTTAACGGGTGGCAGTGCTGACACTATGTTTTTCAGTCCGCATGGCAGAAACTACACGATTGGTTTTTCCCGAGCAAACGTGCTGCTTACAACACCGTTTACCATCATGGTTCCTGTGGCGCTTTCCCAACATCGTGTTGTGGTAGAAGAGCACAAGGGTGACGACTATGCGGCTATTTTTCTGAATACCGGTAGCGACGTCAACACCCGCCGGTTACCTGTACAGCCACGCTCTGTAACAATACTCTGGGATGCTTCCATCTCTGGTACTAAACGAAACATTCCCTTGGAACTCGAGTATCTGAAACAGTTGATGAACACAATGAGGCCGGCTTCAATCACGGTACTGACCTTTGCCCATACCATTCTTACCAAGCAAGAGTACAGCCTTGCAGATTCTCAGCTCATTGTAAAAACACTTAGCAGTTTACCGATGGACGGTGCAACTCAGCTTGGTGTACTGCCACTGCGTACTCTTACGTCAGACATTGCGTTTTTGTTCAGCGATGGCATTTCAACCTTTGGGAACGAGCAAATTCAGGATGCCACTGTTCCGGTATATTGCATCACATCGGCTTCACCGGCTGACTTCCCGGTTCTGAATTCAATTGCTGTCCAGAGCGGCGGTGAACTGATTGATCTTACCGTACTGTCACTTCACGACGCTATCGAAACAGCGCTTCAACAGCACCACAAAATCATGTCAGTCAGCGTGATTGACGGCAGAATGACTGACATTCTTCCATCATCGGCAACAGTGAGCAATGGGGTCACAGTCGTATGTGGTCGCCTGCTTACCTCATCCGCAACAGTGCGAATTACCACCGGCTTTGATAACAGCTCACAACAAACTCACACAATCACCATCAGTAAACATGAGCATGGTTCGGAAGGCACCGCAATTCCACGCCGATGGGCCACCATGATGATTGAGAGGCTGAGCATTAACAGGTCAGGAAATGCCGACGCAATTCGTGATTTGGGAACCCGGTTTAACCTCGTAACACCCGGGACATCGCTAATCGTACTGGATCGAATCGAAGATTACCTGCGATTCAACATTAAGCCCCCGGAGTCAGAGCCTGAACTTGTTGCTCTTTTTCAGGAACGAATTGCCGCCTACCGGCAAGACAGTGTGCGTGCCATACAGGAACGGCACACCACTATTGAAAAAACGCTTAATAGTGTGCGTACCGCTGCAAAACCATCATCACTACCTGCTAACTCCGGAACGTTCTGGATATGGCCGGAAGCTCAGCCCCTTCCCAATGGAATATCGGTCCGGGAGATCGGTTCTGTAACAGGGAAGGTAACAGATGAAAAGGGTGTGGCACTTCAGAATAAAAAAGTAACGATATTGAATACCGGTTTTATGGCTGTCACGGATGCAACAGGAACCTATACGTTTACAGGAATTCCGCATGGTGTGTATTCCGTTATTGCTGATCCTAACGGTGGCAGTGGAACAGCCCGCAGCACCGTTATCGTAGAGCCCGGAAAGGTTGTGCGAGGCAACATTATTCAATCCAGGGTCAGAATAACGGACCTGAAGGCGTCTGACGTTGTAGGAAGAGCCGCCACCCGCAATGGTGCCGCCACCATTGGACTCCCTGCACCGGCAGCGTACGGTGGTGCCATGGAACGGCTGAGTGTATCTGACGAGAGCGCTATGGTGTCGGGCGTAGATGCCGCCGTAGTGTCAGACAATTTTCAAATGGAGATGGCAGATGCAACAACACCTGACCGCCATTCTGCGGAGCCATCATCCAACATTAATCTTGTGCCGGGCAAACCTACAGAACATAGTGTATCCCGTGAAGTATGGACGGAGTCGCTTGATCGGGCCACTACGGCTGACCAGGTTTATGCCGTGTACGTACAGCTACGCAACCACTATTTTGAGTCAACCGGCCTATATCTTGATGCTGCAGATGCGTTGATTCAGCACGGCAACAAGCCACTGGCATTACGAGTGCTACTTTCATTGGCCGAGATACAGAGTGAAGACGCACGTACACTACGGATTCTGGCTCACAGGCTATTACAGCTGGGTTATCCGCAACACGCTGTCCACGTTTTTCGTGACGTGTTACGCATTCGTGATGAGGAGCCCCAAAGCTACCGCGACCTGGCACTTGCCTTTGCAGCTACCGGTGAGTATCACCAGGCAGCATCGCTGCTAACATCCATCATAACACGTCCGTGGCACAACCGCTTTCCCGAAATTGAAGTTATTGCCGCTCGTGAATTGGGTCGGCTGGCACTGCAGCCCGGTGCTTCAAACATTCAAATCCCGGCAGAATACCGCATCCCGGTTAACACGGACCTCAGGGTAGTTCTCACGTGGGATGCTGACAACTGCGACATGGACCTGTGGGTTACCGATCCGGATGGTGAAGTGTGTATGTACAACAACCGTGATACAAAACTGGGCGGACATCTGACGCGAGACTTTACAGGCGGATACGGCCCGGAAGAATTTGTTCTTCCAAATGCAAAGAAGGGCGCCTATAAAATCCAGGTTAACTACTATGGCAGCCGGCAGCAAACCATCGAACGTCCGACCACCGTTCAGGTTGATATGTTCACAGGTTACGGTACCGCTGCCGAGCAGCACACGGCAACAACACTGCGGGTTAACCAGGTATCACGGATCATTGATGTTGGCACTATCCTGGTAAATTAA
- a CDS encoding T9SS type A sorting domain-containing protein: MKTFQTLRDAFDSQRVPPPTPPLLSDHDILSAIQSAPPTSPDAPAVGHKNIRRTIAFASAGAAVAAGIAWFAFVDRAEPGITEQEFVAETSQKTINSVTTDTGNQSPLPSVASTLSDNNAPTAHDAHPVHFAQIRPAAAESLGLSVTNERITYVEDGFRITISPSGISVRGTHDATATPAPKHITLYRDDTVLASWFSEAHAEVGSLVAVRYTLKNPSQPLFPYADVVLWYQPSVAFLDAVPPEVAQQIRQELRGAKASDPLTQPLHTPNGITSAEIFPNPVRSQMASLRLTVGKRLTTTASIINIQGNTVLNLWNERILTEGTHTEPISLPSELANGMYVIVITDAQSSEQIVQRILIER, encoded by the coding sequence ATGAAAACATTCCAGACTCTTCGTGATGCATTCGATTCGCAGCGGGTACCGCCACCAACTCCTCCGCTACTGTCTGATCACGACATCCTGTCCGCAATTCAGTCGGCTCCGCCCACGTCCCCCGATGCTCCGGCCGTTGGCCACAAAAACATCCGCCGTACCATAGCCTTTGCATCAGCTGGTGCAGCTGTTGCTGCCGGCATAGCGTGGTTTGCCTTCGTGGATCGGGCCGAACCCGGTATCACTGAACAGGAATTCGTTGCCGAAACATCTCAAAAAACCATAAATTCCGTTACTACCGATACGGGAAACCAAAGCCCCTTACCATCTGTTGCCTCAACGCTCAGCGATAACAATGCCCCCACGGCGCATGATGCGCACCCTGTACACTTTGCGCAGATTCGTCCTGCAGCGGCGGAATCATTGGGCCTTTCCGTCACCAACGAACGAATCACCTATGTTGAGGATGGGTTTCGGATAACGATTTCACCATCGGGAATCAGCGTCCGCGGAACCCATGATGCAACAGCAACACCGGCTCCAAAGCACATTACACTCTATCGCGATGATACCGTTCTTGCCTCATGGTTCTCGGAAGCACATGCAGAGGTTGGCAGTCTTGTTGCCGTTCGCTATACTTTGAAAAATCCTTCTCAACCACTGTTTCCGTATGCAGATGTCGTACTGTGGTACCAACCTTCTGTTGCATTTCTGGATGCCGTCCCACCCGAGGTTGCCCAACAGATCAGGCAGGAACTAAGGGGAGCAAAGGCGTCCGATCCGCTCACACAACCATTGCATACTCCAAACGGAATTACCTCAGCAGAGATCTTCCCGAATCCGGTTCGAAGCCAGATGGCATCGTTACGGTTAACGGTTGGCAAGAGGCTTACTACAACAGCATCTATCATCAACATCCAGGGGAATACAGTTTTGAACCTATGGAACGAACGCATTCTAACCGAAGGCACCCATACTGAGCCGATTTCCCTGCCATCAGAATTGGCAAACGGAATGTACGTAATCGTCATCACCGATGCACAGTCATCAGAACAGATAGTACAACGAATTCTTATCGAGCGGTAA
- a CDS encoding RNA polymerase sigma factor yields MEHSTPATRESDFLHTLHSFYRQAERFALSLAPTREDARDLLQDALVIAWQKYDDIHDKAAMKTYVFTVICNLNRRRFRKRRLEQSLPDEYEDTIRDTELLPDRKTDSALVRDAINQLPDAYREALLLYEVHDLPVAEIAVIQHCSVSAVKLRLFRARRTVAKKLGVTKSSDYSVPTTLPIRQ; encoded by the coding sequence ATGGAACACTCAACTCCGGCAACACGCGAATCCGATTTTCTGCATACACTTCATTCGTTCTACCGTCAGGCAGAACGATTTGCCCTCTCACTTGCTCCAACGCGCGAAGATGCACGCGACTTACTGCAGGATGCCTTGGTCATTGCATGGCAGAAATACGATGACATACACGATAAGGCAGCTATGAAGACATACGTGTTCACTGTCATCTGCAACCTCAACCGACGTCGTTTTCGCAAACGCCGGCTGGAACAGTCACTTCCCGATGAATATGAAGACACCATCCGTGATACCGAACTGCTGCCCGACCGCAAAACAGATTCAGCCTTGGTCCGCGATGCAATTAACCAGCTGCCCGATGCGTACCGAGAAGCCCTGCTACTATACGAGGTTCACGATCTGCCGGTTGCAGAGATTGCCGTTATCCAGCACTGCTCTGTGAGTGCAGTAAAGCTCCGACTGTTTCGTGCACGCAGAACTGTTGCTAAAAAACTTGGTGTGACAAAATCATCTGACTATTCGGTGCCAACAACTCTTCCCATTCGACAATAG
- the ftsA gene encoding cell division protein FtsA, producing MSNRTPYVGLDIGTSKVAVVVATRDPSTGMIDIVGSGIAPCDGLKRGVVTNIGKTAEAINNAIEQAEKKSGFEITRAVVGVSGDHIATSGTKAIVTVSGAEITASDVRRLHHELAQVRITPDRRILHVIPQDYVIDDLEGITDPLGMSGKRVEANGLVITASAAAVDNIYRCAERAGVDVDALVLQPLASAYAVLEEAEKDLGIALVDIGAGTTDVSVFKGNVLRFASVVPVAGQKVTDDIMTVLSIRNLDAEQIKKDHGHADGRTIMHDTVFQIPGVAGRTPTELSKVVLAQIIEPRAAETFELVLQRLMDSGWAHQLNAGIVLTGGSSLLRGSDTLARRVFNMPVAIGIPRSISKDGLGKEVTSPAYSTAVGLALYALQHEDEFETPAEERETQQHPVAATQQHSGDQKGFLSKVKNWFENL from the coding sequence GTGAGTAATCGTACACCATACGTTGGTTTGGACATTGGGACATCGAAGGTTGCTGTTGTTGTTGCAACGCGCGATCCGTCCACCGGAATGATTGACATTGTTGGCTCCGGCATTGCACCGTGTGACGGATTGAAACGAGGGGTTGTTACCAACATTGGTAAGACGGCAGAAGCAATTAATAACGCGATTGAGCAAGCCGAAAAGAAAAGCGGGTTTGAAATTACACGTGCTGTTGTTGGTGTAAGTGGCGATCATATTGCAACATCCGGTACCAAGGCCATCGTGACCGTTTCGGGAGCTGAGATCACAGCATCCGACGTACGGAGACTGCATCACGAACTGGCGCAGGTACGGATAACACCGGATCGCCGGATTTTGCACGTCATCCCGCAGGATTATGTGATAGACGACCTGGAAGGCATTACCGACCCGCTGGGCATGAGCGGGAAGCGTGTTGAAGCAAATGGTCTGGTGATAACAGCATCGGCAGCAGCGGTTGACAATATTTACCGCTGTGCCGAGCGAGCAGGCGTGGATGTAGATGCGCTTGTGCTTCAGCCCCTTGCCAGCGCATATGCCGTCCTTGAAGAAGCCGAAAAAGACCTTGGCATTGCCTTGGTGGACATCGGAGCCGGGACTACGGATGTATCGGTATTTAAGGGCAATGTGTTACGCTTTGCCAGTGTAGTGCCCGTGGCAGGACAAAAAGTAACTGATGATATCATGACGGTGCTGAGTATCAGGAATCTTGATGCCGAGCAGATTAAAAAAGATCATGGTCATGCTGACGGCCGGACCATCATGCACGACACTGTTTTTCAGATACCCGGAGTTGCCGGACGTACACCTACCGAGCTTAGCAAGGTTGTGCTGGCGCAGATTATTGAACCACGGGCAGCCGAAACCTTTGAACTGGTTTTACAGCGGCTAATGGACAGCGGCTGGGCGCACCAGCTGAATGCAGGTATTGTCCTTACCGGTGGCAGCAGTCTGCTACGAGGCTCAGATACCCTGGCGCGTCGGGTGTTTAATATGCCGGTTGCAATTGGGATACCGCGCAGTATCAGTAAGGACGGGCTGGGGAAGGAAGTCACCAGTCCTGCCTATTCAACTGCAGTCGGGCTGGCGCTCTACGCGCTACAACATGAAGATGAATTCGAAACTCCCGCCGAGGAACGGGAGACTCAACAACACCCTGTGGCCGCCACTCAACAGCATAGTGGAGACCAAAAGGGATTTTTATCAAAAGTTAAAAATTGGTTTGAGAACCTATAG
- the ftsZ gene encoding cell division protein FtsZ, whose protein sequence is MPIELDMSHSSGARIRVIGVGGAGGNAVRTMIARGLEYVDFIAANTDNQALLKNPAQVKINLGSSITRGLGAGANPDVGRAAVEESIGEVREALAGSDMVFVTAGMGGGTGTGAAPVIAREARDLGALVVAIVTKPFSYENKYRMAVAEDGIRALREHVDALIVIQNDRILELADENTPFQKSLELVDEVLYNATKGIADIITREGLLNVDFADVVTVMKNQGDALIGIGYGSGPNRALEAAQNALNSPILEDMHIHGAKGILVNISGSSSLTMHEVRIAMSCIQKAAGEEANLIHGIVDLDELDDQISVTLVATGFDRSGGQNDSLKDLRPPITINIAKPADGVRDTEAPVITAEHRTSQAPGNHSPDRHSLLKPPQKVDQTDIEVPAVWRDSTSESSSLPVSRQQPVLRTTTQPIPIKESGGLSKNAAAEPPSQSLKPVKHPTPDADIDGGQPEAFPRPRARQGSAGSGSNQPSFLRKIMD, encoded by the coding sequence ATGCCGATTGAGCTCGACATGAGCCATTCCAGCGGAGCTCGAATCCGCGTGATTGGTGTTGGCGGTGCCGGCGGGAACGCCGTGCGCACAATGATTGCACGTGGCTTGGAATACGTGGACTTTATTGCAGCCAACACTGATAACCAAGCACTTTTAAAGAATCCGGCCCAGGTAAAAATTAACCTTGGGTCCAGTATTACCCGCGGCCTTGGTGCCGGCGCAAACCCCGATGTTGGCAGAGCTGCCGTCGAAGAATCGATAGGTGAAGTTCGCGAAGCTCTTGCCGGGTCGGATATGGTATTTGTAACCGCAGGAATGGGAGGTGGAACCGGCACTGGTGCCGCTCCGGTAATTGCGCGCGAAGCACGTGATCTTGGAGCCCTGGTTGTTGCAATCGTTACTAAACCGTTCAGCTACGAAAACAAGTACCGTATGGCAGTTGCCGAAGATGGTATTCGGGCATTGCGTGAGCATGTAGATGCACTGATCGTTATTCAAAACGACAGAATCCTGGAACTTGCCGATGAGAATACGCCATTTCAGAAATCACTGGAACTGGTTGACGAAGTTCTCTACAATGCCACAAAGGGTATTGCCGATATCATTACCCGCGAAGGTTTACTGAATGTTGACTTTGCTGATGTCGTGACGGTAATGAAAAACCAAGGGGATGCACTGATTGGTATTGGCTATGGAAGCGGCCCTAACAGGGCGCTCGAGGCTGCACAAAACGCACTCAATTCGCCAATCCTGGAAGATATGCATATCCATGGCGCAAAAGGTATCCTGGTGAACATCTCCGGCAGCAGCTCTTTAACAATGCACGAGGTTCGAATTGCAATGTCGTGCATCCAGAAGGCTGCCGGCGAAGAAGCCAATCTTATTCATGGAATTGTTGACCTGGATGAGCTGGATGATCAGATTTCAGTTACTCTGGTAGCCACCGGATTCGATCGTTCAGGTGGACAAAACGATTCGTTGAAGGATCTGCGGCCACCGATTACAATTAACATTGCAAAGCCTGCCGATGGTGTCCGTGATACAGAAGCTCCGGTCATTACTGCCGAACACCGTACCTCCCAGGCTCCGGGAAACCACTCTCCTGACAGGCATAGTTTGCTCAAACCACCCCAAAAGGTGGATCAGACAGATATCGAAGTTCCGGCTGTATGGCGTGATTCCACCTCCGAATCATCCTCTTTACCAGTATCTCGGCAGCAGCCAGTCTTGCGTACCACTACTCAGCCGATACCGATAAAAGAGAGTGGAGGTCTTAGTAAAAATGCGGCAGCAGAACCTCCCTCGCAATCGCTTAAGCCCGTAAAGCATCCCACACCCGATGCGGATATTGATGGCGGTCAGCCCGAAGCCTTCCCCCGGCCACGGGCAAGGCAAGGCAGTGCCGGATCCGGCTCCAATCAGCCGTCATTTCTGCGAAAGATAATGGACTAG
- a CDS encoding MFS transporter, whose amino-acid sequence MGSLGIQRFGWYMVDWANSAFVTTVVTVFLGPYLTSVAEQAAVNGTVHVLGIPLHPGSVFAYSVSLSVLLQVLVLPLIGTLTDRTEFKRSILVATSMAGAAATMLMFSISTDSGNFVAGALLFIIANVAFGASVVVSNAFLPILSAPADRDKVSSRGWALGYLGGGLLLLAQLLWFNNAEALGADTGFVVRGILASSGIWWALFMVVPWITLPRSVPVPESIRQTPFRQFFVTLRDMRLYPVTLTFFIAYLFYNDTIQTVIQMASVYGQEELHLGLDVLTQAILLVQFVAIPGSLLFERLARFIGTRNAILVGLAGWAAVLTAAYGVVNNATGFYILASAIAIVLGGTQALSRSLFSTMIPAGKEAEYFALYEIGDKGTSWIGPLLFGIMLNLTGSYRASVFSLIILLIVGIILFLRVKQSPLHPSSENL is encoded by the coding sequence ATGGGCAGCCTAGGCATACAGCGGTTTGGATGGTACATGGTGGATTGGGCCAACAGTGCCTTTGTGACCACGGTGGTCACGGTGTTTCTGGGTCCCTACCTTACCAGTGTCGCAGAACAAGCTGCCGTCAATGGTACCGTCCACGTCCTTGGTATTCCTCTTCACCCGGGCTCGGTTTTTGCGTATTCGGTAAGCCTGAGCGTACTGCTCCAGGTGCTGGTGCTGCCACTTATTGGTACGTTAACGGACAGGACTGAGTTCAAACGCAGCATTTTAGTTGCAACCTCGATGGCTGGAGCTGCAGCAACAATGTTAATGTTTAGCATTTCCACTGACAGCGGGAATTTTGTCGCCGGTGCTCTTCTCTTCATTATTGCCAATGTAGCATTTGGTGCCAGTGTGGTAGTATCAAACGCGTTCCTTCCCATCTTGTCGGCGCCGGCTGACCGTGACAAGGTAAGCTCACGAGGATGGGCATTAGGGTACCTGGGAGGAGGATTACTCCTTCTTGCTCAGTTACTCTGGTTTAACAATGCTGAGGCCTTAGGTGCAGACACCGGGTTCGTTGTCCGTGGTATTCTTGCTTCATCCGGAATCTGGTGGGCATTGTTTATGGTGGTACCATGGATAACCCTCCCACGATCGGTTCCCGTACCGGAGAGCATCCGGCAGACACCCTTCCGCCAGTTTTTTGTTACGCTGCGCGATATGCGGTTGTATCCCGTTACTCTAACATTTTTTATTGCCTATCTTTTTTACAACGACACAATTCAAACCGTAATTCAAATGGCCTCGGTCTATGGTCAGGAAGAATTACATCTTGGGCTGGATGTTCTTACCCAGGCTATTCTACTTGTACAGTTTGTAGCTATCCCCGGATCACTGTTGTTTGAGCGACTCGCGCGGTTCATCGGAACCAGAAATGCCATTCTGGTTGGACTTGCCGGATGGGCGGCCGTACTGACGGCTGCCTATGGTGTCGTGAATAACGCTACCGGCTTCTACATCCTGGCTTCTGCGATTGCCATTGTGCTGGGCGGCACACAAGCGCTCTCCCGCTCGTTGTTCAGCACCATGATACCTGCCGGCAAGGAAGCTGAGTATTTTGCATTGTACGAAATCGGAGATAAAGGTACATCCTGGATTGGTCCGCTTCTCTTTGGTATAATGCTGAATCTAACCGGTAGTTACCGTGCTTCCGTATTTTCACTTATTATCCTGCTCATTGTAGGGATAATCCTGTTTTTACGGGTAAAACAAAGCCCCTTACACCCATCAAGCGAAAACTTATAG
- the speB gene encoding agmatinase: MTTLGIEHNFLGIESVHSNLQDSKIAIVSAPYEHTVSYGSGTARGPEAILEASKFVEFYDDETDRELCFDVGIATMQPISFQDAVDAGAMDVIHDSIDELLRLNKFVVTLGGEHTISQATIAAHLKHYPNMSVLQFDAHSDLRSSYEGSAYSHASVMARVCEIMSPRRITQVGIRAFCKEEAEFMKVSGINTYTMSAIQRGMYGSSWIRHVVGTLGPEVYITFDVDGLDPATMPATGTPEPDGLLYHEAIAVIREIRRTGRTIVGLDCVELAPMDGLSHPNLTTARLIYKILNLAFTNYE, from the coding sequence ATGACAACATTAGGGATAGAACATAATTTTCTTGGCATCGAAAGTGTCCACAGCAATCTTCAGGATTCCAAAATTGCGATCGTCTCAGCCCCTTACGAACATACGGTTAGCTATGGCTCGGGTACGGCAAGGGGTCCGGAGGCGATCCTGGAGGCAAGTAAGTTTGTTGAATTCTATGATGACGAAACCGATCGTGAGCTGTGCTTTGATGTTGGAATTGCCACGATGCAGCCAATTTCTTTTCAGGATGCTGTAGATGCCGGAGCAATGGACGTAATCCACGATAGTATAGACGAGCTGCTGCGCCTGAACAAATTTGTTGTTACTCTTGGTGGCGAACATACCATTAGCCAGGCAACGATTGCCGCTCATTTAAAGCACTACCCCAATATGAGCGTGCTGCAGTTTGATGCCCATTCTGATTTGCGTTCCAGCTACGAAGGCTCGGCATACTCGCATGCATCGGTGATGGCACGGGTATGCGAAATCATGTCGCCCCGACGCATTACCCAGGTGGGTATCCGCGCTTTCTGCAAGGAAGAAGCCGAGTTTATGAAGGTATCCGGCATCAACACCTACACAATGTCGGCAATTCAGCGTGGTATGTACGGCTCCAGCTGGATACGTCATGTTGTGGGAACGCTCGGTCCCGAGGTGTACATTACGTTCGACGTGGATGGACTGGACCCGGCGACCATGCCTGCAACCGGGACACCGGAGCCGGACGGGCTGTTGTACCATGAAGCTATAGCAGTTATTCGTGAGATTCGGCGTACGGGGCGGACGATCGTTGGATTAGACTGTGTGGAGCTGGCGCCAATGGATGGTTTATCGCATCCAAACCTGACTACGGCACGGCTGATTTATAAAATTTTAAATCTTGCCTTTACAAACTATGAGTGA